The following are from one region of the Falsirhodobacter halotolerans genome:
- the chvE gene encoding multiple monosaccharide ABC transporter substrate-binding protein, translating to MKSKLLVAVAAMGVSLFALQAGAQDKGMVGIAMPTKSSARWIDDGNNMVKALQEAGYETDLQYAEDDIPNQLSQIENMIVKGVDVLVIASIDGTTLSNALENAAAADIPVIAYDRLINGTENVSYYATFDNFQVGVLQATSLVDGMKERFPDTKPWNVELFGGSPDDNNAFFFYNGAMSVLQPLIDDGSIVIGSGQMGMETVGTLRWDPAVAQSRMDNILSANYTDKQVNGVLSPYDGLSIGILSSLKGVGYGSGDMPMPIVTGQDAEVQSVKSILADEQYSSIFKDTRELARVTVGMVDAVLSGSEPEINDTETYNNGVKVVPSYLLEPVEVDKSNIEEVLIGSGYYTEDQIK from the coding sequence ATGAAGAGCAAGCTGCTCGTGGCCGTGGCCGCGATGGGCGTATCCCTGTTTGCCTTGCAGGCCGGGGCGCAGGACAAGGGAATGGTCGGGATCGCCATGCCCACCAAATCCTCGGCCCGCTGGATCGATGACGGCAACAACATGGTCAAGGCGTTGCAGGAAGCGGGATACGAAACCGACCTGCAATATGCCGAGGACGACATTCCGAACCAGTTGTCCCAGATCGAGAACATGATCGTCAAAGGCGTGGACGTGCTCGTCATCGCCTCCATCGACGGCACCACCTTGTCGAACGCGTTGGAAAACGCCGCCGCCGCCGACATTCCGGTGATCGCCTATGACCGGCTGATCAACGGGACCGAGAATGTCAGCTACTACGCCACCTTCGACAACTTCCAGGTGGGCGTGCTGCAGGCGACCAGCCTGGTGGACGGGATGAAGGAACGTTTCCCCGACACCAAGCCCTGGAATGTCGAACTGTTCGGCGGCAGCCCCGACGACAACAACGCCTTCTTCTTCTACAACGGCGCGATGTCGGTCCTGCAACCGCTGATCGACGACGGCTCGATCGTGATCGGGTCCGGCCAGATGGGGATGGAAACCGTGGGCACCCTGCGGTGGGATCCCGCCGTTGCGCAGTCGCGGATGGATAACATCCTGTCGGCCAATTACACCGACAAACAGGTGAACGGCGTGCTGTCGCCCTATGACGGGTTGTCGATCGGCATCCTGTCCTCGCTGAAGGGTGTGGGCTACGGGTCGGGCGACATGCCGATGCCGATCGTGACGGGGCAGGATGCCGAGGTGCAGTCGGTCAAGTCGATCCTGGCGGACGAGCAGTATTCCTCGATCTTCAAGGACACCCGCGAACTGGCCCGTGTGACCGTGGGCATGGTCGACGCCGTCCTGTCCGGGTCGGAGCCGGAGATCAACGACACCGAAACCTACAACAACGGTGTGAAGGTCGTCCCCTCCTATCTGCTGGAACCGGTCGAGGTGGACAAGTCCAACATCGAAGAGGTTCTGATCGGCTCGGGCTATTACACCGAAGACCAGATCAAGTAA
- a CDS encoding sialidase family protein, with product MRLDEIEGAMTGQINATAPGRAEGFLPSPMIQNHAAFLSLLPDGALLCVWFGGTLEGKSDISIHGSVLPEGGDRWGPVRALSFDPDHSEQNPVVFHAPDGRMWLFHTSQPSGNQDECRIRMAPLTRDDKGVVAGEGRYLDLPRGCFVRGNVMLREDGAWLLPIFRCIPRPGQKWTGSHDDAAMGVSVDGGQNWTLEPVPDSIGCVHMGPVAGAPMTAFYRRRQADHVFRSESGDGGRTWTAPQATDLPNNNSSIAATRVADGRIAVICNLSSAATSADRRASLYDELGEEDDRPDADPTGGCVPIWGVPRAPVAVCLSDDGGRSFPHRLVIEDGPGTCTSNNSTDGRNKEMSYPWLLEAPDGTLHIAYTYHRRAIKYVRLAPGWAKGNAQ from the coding sequence ATGCGTCTGGACGAAATCGAGGGGGCCATGACCGGCCAGATCAACGCCACGGCCCCCGGGCGGGCCGAGGGCTTCCTGCCCTCACCGATGATCCAGAATCACGCGGCCTTTCTCAGCCTGCTGCCGGATGGGGCGCTTTTGTGCGTCTGGTTCGGCGGCACGCTGGAAGGCAAGTCCGACATTTCCATCCATGGCAGCGTTCTTCCCGAAGGCGGCGATCGGTGGGGACCGGTGCGCGCGCTCAGCTTCGATCCCGACCATTCGGAACAGAACCCGGTCGTGTTTCATGCGCCTGATGGGCGGATGTGGCTGTTCCACACCTCGCAGCCGTCGGGCAATCAGGACGAATGCCGCATCCGCATGGCCCCGCTGACCCGCGACGACAAGGGCGTCGTGGCGGGCGAGGGGCGGTATCTCGACCTGCCGCGCGGCTGTTTCGTGCGCGGCAATGTCATGCTGCGCGAGGATGGGGCGTGGCTTTTGCCGATTTTCCGCTGCATCCCGCGTCCGGGCCAGAAATGGACCGGCAGCCATGACGACGCGGCCATGGGCGTCTCGGTCGATGGCGGGCAGAACTGGACGCTGGAACCGGTCCCGGACAGCATCGGCTGCGTGCATATGGGGCCGGTTGCGGGTGCGCCGATGACCGCCTTCTATCGCCGCCGCCAGGCCGATCACGTGTTCCGCAGCGAAAGCGGGGATGGCGGGCGGACGTGGACCGCACCGCAGGCGACGGACCTGCCCAACAACAACTCCTCCATCGCGGCGACGCGGGTGGCGGACGGGCGGATCGCGGTCATCTGCAATCTTTCCTCCGCCGCCACCAGCGCCGACCGCCGCGCGTCGCTCTATGATGAGCTGGGGGAGGAGGACGACCGCCCCGACGCCGATCCGACCGGGGGCTGCGTGCCGATCTGGGGGGTGCCGCGCGCGCCCGTGGCGGTGTGTCTGTCGGACGATGGGGGGCGCAGCTTTCCCCATCGGCTGGTGATCGAGGATGGTCCGGGCACCTGCACTTCGAACAACTCCACCGATGGGCGCAACAAGGAAATGTCCTATCCCTGGCTTCTCGAGGCCCCGGACGGGACGCTGCACATCGCCTACACCTATCACCGGCGGGCAATCAAATACGTCCGGCTGGCGCCGGGCTGGGCCAAAGGGAACGCACAATGA
- a CDS encoding ABC transporter substrate-binding protein has product MITKTLALGAALAATGLTPLYAAEGDIRVVLSEELDLMEPCMATRSNIGRVILQNINETLTEYDTRGGQGVIPRLATSWEQMDDATWRFNLRQGVTFSDGSTFDAADVKHSFDRAMSDQLSCETPRYFGGMTIKATVVDENTIDFTTDPAQPILPLLLSLVTIVPEETPMEFTREPIGTGPYELTEWTPGQRIVLTQRDGYWGDAPAVTSATYLFRSDPSVRAAMVATGEADLAPSIADIDATNPDTDFSYLNSETVYIRLDHSVAPMNDVRVRKALNMAIDREAFIGTVMAEGTELATALVPPTTLGWNPDVQVPEYDPEGARALLEEARADGVDVDQQIKLIARTGNFPAVTEVGEALQQMMTDAGFNIDLQFYEVAEHEQFYSKPYPTNVGPYMLMAMHDNDKGDPVFTMFFKYASEGRQSGVSDPKVDDLIARASAATDDERAALWSELIAYLHDDIQADALLFHTVGFTRVGSRLDFTPTIATNSQLQLSQIGFK; this is encoded by the coding sequence ATGATCACGAAGACGCTGGCCCTTGGGGCGGCCTTGGCCGCGACGGGACTGACACCCTTATACGCAGCCGAAGGCGACATCCGCGTCGTGCTGAGCGAGGAACTGGACCTGATGGAGCCGTGCATGGCGACCCGGTCCAATATCGGGCGGGTCATCCTGCAGAATATCAACGAAACCCTGACCGAATACGACACGCGCGGCGGGCAAGGCGTGATCCCCCGCCTGGCGACAAGCTGGGAGCAGATGGACGACGCCACCTGGCGCTTCAACCTGCGACAGGGCGTGACGTTTTCCGACGGCTCCACCTTCGATGCGGCAGATGTGAAACATTCGTTCGACCGCGCGATGAGCGATCAGCTGAGCTGCGAGACGCCCCGCTACTTCGGCGGCATGACGATCAAGGCGACGGTGGTGGACGAGAACACCATCGACTTCACCACCGATCCGGCGCAGCCGATCCTGCCGCTGCTGCTGTCGCTGGTCACCATCGTGCCGGAAGAAACCCCGATGGAATTCACCCGCGAGCCCATCGGCACGGGGCCGTATGAATTGACCGAATGGACGCCGGGACAGCGCATCGTGCTGACGCAACGCGACGGTTACTGGGGCGACGCGCCCGCCGTCACCTCGGCCACCTATCTGTTCCGCAGCGACCCGTCCGTGCGCGCCGCGATGGTCGCCACCGGAGAGGCGGATCTGGCCCCCTCCATCGCCGACATCGACGCCACGAACCCCGACACCGACTTCAGCTATCTGAATTCGGAAACCGTCTATATCCGGCTGGACCATTCGGTCGCGCCGATGAACGACGTGCGGGTGCGCAAGGCGCTGAACATGGCCATCGACCGCGAGGCTTTCATCGGCACCGTGATGGCCGAAGGAACGGAACTGGCCACCGCCCTGGTCCCGCCGACCACGCTCGGCTGGAACCCGGACGTGCAGGTGCCGGAATACGATCCCGAAGGCGCTCGCGCGCTGCTGGAGGAGGCCCGCGCCGATGGTGTGGACGTGGACCAGCAGATCAAGCTGATCGCCCGCACCGGCAACTTCCCCGCCGTGACCGAGGTGGGCGAGGCGTTGCAGCAGATGATGACCGATGCCGGGTTCAACATCGACCTGCAATTCTATGAGGTGGCCGAGCACGAGCAGTTCTACTCCAAGCCCTATCCCACCAATGTCGGCCCCTACATGCTGATGGCGATGCATGACAACGACAAGGGCGACCCCGTCTTCACCATGTTCTTCAAATACGCAAGCGAAGGACGGCAGTCGGGCGTGTCCGATCCGAAGGTGGACGATCTGATCGCCCGCGCCTCGGCCGCGACGGATGACGAACGTGCGGCGCTTTGGTCGGAACTGATCGCTTATCTGCACGACGACATTCAGGCGGATGCCCTGCTTTTCCACACGGTCGGGTTCACACGTGTCGGGTCGCGCCTGGACTTCACCCCCACCATCGCCACGAACTCGCAGCTTCAGCTGTCGCAGATCGGGTTCAAGTAA
- a CDS encoding iron-containing alcohol dehydrogenase, with the protein MKNITIHLPKRLEIGAHAATKVGEVFGAARTFVLATPHTQGFVDQLGLSGQVTVFADIPGEPDTACLEAAMAAAREARPDLVVGLGGGSVMDVAKLVAALWDGDQTLADVAGPNKVAGRACALVQVATTAGTGSEAGIRALITDPGAGAKIAVESPHLIADLAVLDPVLTYSVPPAVTAATGIDAMAHCVEAFTNVNAHPVIDGFARMGIDLVGRFLARAVKDGTDTEAREGMMLASFYGGICLGPVNTAAGHALAYPLGTLLHLPHGLANAIIFPHVLAFNQPVAEAKTAEVAAALGLTGDLLPAARAFCEGLGVEMRLSAHGATEDQLDRFATDAHGIRRLMNNNPRDMSVEDVLGIYRAAF; encoded by the coding sequence ATGAAGAACATCACAATCCATCTGCCCAAACGTCTTGAGATCGGGGCCCATGCCGCGACCAAGGTCGGCGAGGTGTTCGGCGCCGCGCGAACATTCGTTCTGGCCACGCCGCACACGCAAGGCTTCGTCGATCAACTTGGCCTTTCGGGGCAGGTCACGGTCTTTGCCGACATTCCGGGCGAACCCGACACCGCCTGTCTTGAGGCGGCGATGGCGGCGGCGCGCGAGGCCCGTCCCGATCTGGTCGTGGGTCTTGGCGGCGGGTCGGTGATGGATGTGGCAAAACTGGTGGCCGCCCTGTGGGACGGTGATCAGACGCTGGCCGACGTGGCCGGGCCGAACAAGGTTGCCGGGCGCGCCTGCGCGCTGGTGCAGGTGGCCACCACCGCAGGCACGGGGTCCGAGGCGGGCATCCGCGCACTGATCACCGATCCGGGTGCGGGCGCCAAGATCGCGGTCGAAAGCCCGCATCTGATCGCCGATCTCGCGGTGCTGGATCCGGTGCTGACCTACAGCGTGCCGCCGGCGGTGACGGCCGCCACCGGCATCGACGCCATGGCCCATTGCGTGGAGGCGTTCACCAACGTCAACGCCCATCCGGTGATCGACGGCTTTGCCCGCATGGGGATCGACCTTGTGGGCCGGTTCCTGGCCCGCGCGGTCAAGGACGGCACCGATACCGAGGCGCGGGAGGGCATGATGCTCGCCTCGTTCTATGGCGGGATCTGCCTTGGCCCGGTGAACACGGCGGCGGGCCATGCGCTGGCCTATCCGCTGGGCACCCTGCTGCATCTGCCGCATGGCCTTGCGAACGCGATCATCTTCCCGCATGTGCTGGCCTTCAACCAGCCTGTGGCCGAGGCCAAGACGGCCGAGGTCGCCGCCGCCCTGGGCCTGACGGGCGATCTTCTGCCCGCCGCCCGCGCCTTTTGCGAAGGGCTGGGGGTGGAGATGCGCCTGTCGGCCCATGGCGCGACCGAGGATCAGCTGGATCGCTTCGCCACCGATGCGCACGGTATCCGCCGCCTGATGAACAACAACCCCCGGGACATGAGCGTGGAGGACGTCCTGGGCATCTATCGCGCGGCGTTCTGA
- a CDS encoding LysR family transcriptional regulator has protein sequence MNLKLSHLRLIAAVAELGQLQVAAAQLALTQPAASRMLADIERIVRAPVFERHPKGMTLTPVGRVLARRAQAMIVTMHDLEAEVDELRQGRSGAVRVGSVTGPAVGSMVPAIRQLRGHAPDAQVAVDVAPSGQLMRGLMAGDYDFVIARLTPDLRQSDFVMHPAGSEIVRFLARRDHPMSSQRGVSLEALSRYEWIIQERGTPVRHTVEEALALSGAPLPAHVITTSSLLVMMALLVDSNAIAPVSAEVVSLMTGPGMGRFAALDVAGDMVVPPYYVIEVRGRQMSAIAARLRALVLAELRAADRTTHHPPPPRQNAAR, from the coding sequence ATGAACCTGAAGCTGTCCCATCTTCGTCTGATTGCCGCCGTGGCCGAACTGGGGCAGCTTCAGGTTGCGGCGGCGCAGCTGGCGCTGACCCAGCCCGCCGCCTCGCGCATGTTGGCCGATATCGAGCGGATCGTGCGCGCGCCGGTGTTCGAACGCCATCCCAAGGGCATGACCCTGACCCCCGTGGGGCGGGTTCTGGCGCGGCGGGCGCAGGCCATGATCGTCACCATGCACGATCTGGAGGCGGAGGTGGACGAATTGCGGCAAGGCCGCAGCGGCGCGGTTCGGGTTGGGTCGGTCACGGGGCCGGCCGTCGGCTCCATGGTGCCCGCCATCCGGCAGCTGCGCGGGCACGCCCCCGATGCGCAGGTCGCCGTGGACGTGGCCCCCTCAGGCCAGTTGATGCGCGGGTTGATGGCGGGGGATTACGACTTCGTCATCGCGCGCCTGACCCCCGATCTGCGCCAGTCGGATTTTGTCATGCACCCCGCGGGGTCCGAGATCGTGCGGTTTCTGGCGCGTCGCGATCATCCCATGTCCAGCCAGCGGGGCGTGTCGCTTGAGGCGCTCTCACGCTATGAATGGATCATCCAGGAACGCGGCACCCCCGTTCGCCACACGGTGGAGGAGGCGCTGGCCCTGAGCGGTGCGCCCCTGCCCGCGCATGTCATCACCACAAGTTCGCTTCTGGTGATGATGGCGCTCTTGGTGGACAGCAACGCCATCGCCCCCGTTTCGGCCGAAGTCGTGTCGTTGATGACCGGGCCCGGCATGGGGCGGTTCGCGGCGTTGGATGTTGCGGGGGACATGGTCGTCCCCCCCTATTACGTGATCGAGGTGCGGGGACGGCAGATGTCGGCCATCGCCGCCCGCCTGCGCGCCCTGGTTCTGGCGGAACTGCGTGCCGCGGATCGCACGACGCATCACCCCCCGCCGCCCCGTCAGAACGCCGCGCGATAG